A region of Microtus ochrogaster isolate Prairie Vole_2 linkage group LG1, MicOch1.0, whole genome shotgun sequence DNA encodes the following proteins:
- the Arhgap24 gene encoding rho GTPase-activating protein 24 isoform X3: MTANHESYLLMASTQNDMEDWVKSIRRVIWGPFGGGIFGQKLEDTVRYEKRYGNRLAPMLVEQCVDFIRQRGLKEEGLFRLPGQANLVKELQDAFDCGEKPAFDSNTDVHTVASLLKLYLRELPEPVIPYAKYEDFLSCATLLSKEEEAGIKELMKQVKSLPVVNYNLLKYICRFLDEVQSYSGINKMSAQNLATVFGPNILRPKVEDPLTIMEGTVVVQQLMSVMISKHDRLFPKDTEPQDGLSSNNNDGHKKATMGQLQNKENNNTKESPGRRCSWDKSESPKRSSMENGSPTALSGSKTNSPRNSIHKLDSSRSPPLTVKKNPAFNKGSGIVTNGSFSSSNAEGVEKIQTTPNGSLQARRTSSLKSSGTKMGTHSVQNGTVRLGVLNTDTVGNPLNGRSMSWLPNGYVTLRDNKQKEQAVESGQHNRLSTYDNVHQQFSLMNLDDKQSVGSATWSTSSCEISLPENSNSCRSSTTTCPEQDFYGGNFEDPVLDGPPQDDLAHPGDYENKSDRRSVGGRSSRATSSSDNSETFVGNNTSNHSALHSLVSSLKQEMNKQKIEYESRIKSLEQRNLTLETEMLSLHDELDQERKKFTMIEIKMRNAERAKEDAEKRNDMLQKEMEQFFSTFGDLTVEPRRSERGNTIWIQ, from the exons GTATTTTTGGACAGAAACTGGAAGACACCGTCCGATACGAGAAGAGATATGGGAACCGGCTGGCGCCCATGCTGGTGGAGCAGTGTGTGGACTTCATCCGACAGCGGGGCCTGAAGGAAGAGGGCCTCTTCCGACTGCCGGGCCAGGCCAACCTTGTCAAGGAGCTTCAGGATGCATTCGACTGTGGAGAGAAGCCCGCCTTTGACAG CAATACGGACGTCCACACTGTGGCATCCCTGCTAAAACTGTACCTCCGAGAACTTCCCGAACCCGTCATTCCTTATGCAAAGTATGAAGACTTTTTGTCATGTGCCACACTGCTCagcaaggaagaggaagca GGCATTAAGGAATTAATGAAGCAAGTGAAGAGTTTGCCAGTGGTTAACTACAACCTCCTGAAGTATATCTGCAG GTTCCTGGACGAAGTGCAATCCTATTCAGGAATTAACAAGATGAGCGCCCAGAACTTGGCAACGGTCTTTGGCCCGAACATCCTGCGCCCAAAGGTGGAAGATCCTCTGACCATAATGGAGG GCACTGTGGTGGTCCAGCAGTTGATGTCAGTGATGATTAGTAAACATGACCGTCTCTTCCCCAAGGACACAGAGCCTCAAGATGGACTGAGCAGCAACAACAATGACGGTCATAAGAAAGCCACTATGGGTCAGTTGCAGAACAAGGAAAATAACAACACCAAGGAGAGCCCCGGCAGACGGTGCTCTTGGGACAAGTCTGAGTCCCCCAAGAGAAGCAGCATGGAGAATGGATCTCCCACAGCTCTGTCAGGCAGCAAAACCAACAGCCCAAGGAACAGTATTCACAAGCTGGATAGCTCCAGGAGCCCCCCTCTCACAGTCAAAAAGAACCCAGCCTTCAATAAGGGTAGCGGGATAGTCACCAACGGGTCGTTCAGCAGCAGTAATGCAGAAGGTGTTGAGAAAATCCAAACCACCCCTAATGGGAGTTTACAAGCCAGAAGGACCTCTTCCCTGAAGAGCTCTGGTACCAAAATGGGCACTCACAGTGTGCAGAATGGAACGGTCCGCCTGGGTGTTTTGAACACGGACACTGTAGGGAACCCCTTGAATGGTCGCAGCATGAGTTGGTTGCCCAACGGCTACGTGACCCTGCGTGACAACAAGCAGAAGGAACAGGCTGTGGAGTCAGGCCAGCACAACAGGCTCTCCACCTACGACAACGTTCACCAGCAGTTCTCCTTGATGAACCTCGACGACAAGCAGAGCGTGGGCAGTGCCACGTGGTCCACCTCCTCCTGTGAGATCTCCCTCCCCGAGAACTCCAACTCATGCcgctcctccaccaccacctgcccGGAGCAAGACTTTTACGGTGGAAACTTTGAGGACCCTGTTTTAGACGGACCCCCGCAGGATGACCTTGCCCATCCTGGGGACTACGAGAACAAAAGTGACCGCAGGAGTGTGGGTGGTCGAAGTAGCCGTGCTACCAGCAGCAGTGACAACAGTGAGACCTTCGTCGGCAACAACACCAGCAACCACAGTGCACTTCACAGTTTGGTGTCCAGCCTGAAACAGGAGATGAACAAGCAGAAGATCGAATATGAGTCCAGGATAAAAAG CTTAGAACAGCGGAACCTGACTTTGGAAACAGAAATGCTGAGTCTCCACGATGAACTGgatcaagaaaggaagaagttcaCCATGATAGAGATCAAGATGAGAAACGCCGAGCGAGCCAAAGAGGATGCAGAGAAACGGAACGACATGCTCCAAAAGGAAATGGAGCAGTTCTTCTCCACGTTTGGAGACCTGACGGTGGAACCCAGGAGAAGCGAGAGAGGAAACACGATATGGATCCAGTGA
- the Arhgap24 gene encoding rho GTPase-activating protein 24 isoform X2: protein MMPEDRNSGGRPSGASTPFIPKTTYRRIKRCFSFRKGIFGQKLEDTVRYEKRYGNRLAPMLVEQCVDFIRQRGLKEEGLFRLPGQANLVKELQDAFDCGEKPAFDSNTDVHTVASLLKLYLRELPEPVIPYAKYEDFLSCATLLSKEEEAGIKELMKQVKSLPVVNYNLLKYICRFLDEVQSYSGINKMSAQNLATVFGPNILRPKVEDPLTIMEGTVVVQQLMSVMISKHDRLFPKDTEPQDGLSSNNNDGHKKATMGQLQNKENNNTKESPGRRCSWDKSESPKRSSMENGSPTALSGSKTNSPRNSIHKLDSSRSPPLTVKKNPAFNKGSGIVTNGSFSSSNAEGVEKIQTTPNGSLQARRTSSLKSSGTKMGTHSVQNGTVRLGVLNTDTVGNPLNGRSMSWLPNGYVTLRDNKQKEQAVESGQHNRLSTYDNVHQQFSLMNLDDKQSVGSATWSTSSCEISLPENSNSCRSSTTTCPEQDFYGGNFEDPVLDGPPQDDLAHPGDYENKSDRRSVGGRSSRATSSSDNSETFVGNNTSNHSALHSLVSSLKQEMNKQKIEYESRIKSLEQRNLTLETEMLSLHDELDQERKKFTMIEIKMRNAERAKEDAEKRNDMLQKEMEQFFSTFGDLTVEPRRSERGNTIWIQ from the exons ATGATGCCTGAAGACCGAAATTCGGGGGGACGCCCCTCAGGTGCATCAACTCCTTTCATCCCCAAAACAACATACAGAAGAATCAAACGGTGCTTTAGTTTCCGGAAAG GTATTTTTGGACAGAAACTGGAAGACACCGTCCGATACGAGAAGAGATATGGGAACCGGCTGGCGCCCATGCTGGTGGAGCAGTGTGTGGACTTCATCCGACAGCGGGGCCTGAAGGAAGAGGGCCTCTTCCGACTGCCGGGCCAGGCCAACCTTGTCAAGGAGCTTCAGGATGCATTCGACTGTGGAGAGAAGCCCGCCTTTGACAG CAATACGGACGTCCACACTGTGGCATCCCTGCTAAAACTGTACCTCCGAGAACTTCCCGAACCCGTCATTCCTTATGCAAAGTATGAAGACTTTTTGTCATGTGCCACACTGCTCagcaaggaagaggaagca GGCATTAAGGAATTAATGAAGCAAGTGAAGAGTTTGCCAGTGGTTAACTACAACCTCCTGAAGTATATCTGCAG GTTCCTGGACGAAGTGCAATCCTATTCAGGAATTAACAAGATGAGCGCCCAGAACTTGGCAACGGTCTTTGGCCCGAACATCCTGCGCCCAAAGGTGGAAGATCCTCTGACCATAATGGAGG GCACTGTGGTGGTCCAGCAGTTGATGTCAGTGATGATTAGTAAACATGACCGTCTCTTCCCCAAGGACACAGAGCCTCAAGATGGACTGAGCAGCAACAACAATGACGGTCATAAGAAAGCCACTATGGGTCAGTTGCAGAACAAGGAAAATAACAACACCAAGGAGAGCCCCGGCAGACGGTGCTCTTGGGACAAGTCTGAGTCCCCCAAGAGAAGCAGCATGGAGAATGGATCTCCCACAGCTCTGTCAGGCAGCAAAACCAACAGCCCAAGGAACAGTATTCACAAGCTGGATAGCTCCAGGAGCCCCCCTCTCACAGTCAAAAAGAACCCAGCCTTCAATAAGGGTAGCGGGATAGTCACCAACGGGTCGTTCAGCAGCAGTAATGCAGAAGGTGTTGAGAAAATCCAAACCACCCCTAATGGGAGTTTACAAGCCAGAAGGACCTCTTCCCTGAAGAGCTCTGGTACCAAAATGGGCACTCACAGTGTGCAGAATGGAACGGTCCGCCTGGGTGTTTTGAACACGGACACTGTAGGGAACCCCTTGAATGGTCGCAGCATGAGTTGGTTGCCCAACGGCTACGTGACCCTGCGTGACAACAAGCAGAAGGAACAGGCTGTGGAGTCAGGCCAGCACAACAGGCTCTCCACCTACGACAACGTTCACCAGCAGTTCTCCTTGATGAACCTCGACGACAAGCAGAGCGTGGGCAGTGCCACGTGGTCCACCTCCTCCTGTGAGATCTCCCTCCCCGAGAACTCCAACTCATGCcgctcctccaccaccacctgcccGGAGCAAGACTTTTACGGTGGAAACTTTGAGGACCCTGTTTTAGACGGACCCCCGCAGGATGACCTTGCCCATCCTGGGGACTACGAGAACAAAAGTGACCGCAGGAGTGTGGGTGGTCGAAGTAGCCGTGCTACCAGCAGCAGTGACAACAGTGAGACCTTCGTCGGCAACAACACCAGCAACCACAGTGCACTTCACAGTTTGGTGTCCAGCCTGAAACAGGAGATGAACAAGCAGAAGATCGAATATGAGTCCAGGATAAAAAG CTTAGAACAGCGGAACCTGACTTTGGAAACAGAAATGCTGAGTCTCCACGATGAACTGgatcaagaaaggaagaagttcaCCATGATAGAGATCAAGATGAGAAACGCCGAGCGAGCCAAAGAGGATGCAGAGAAACGGAACGACATGCTCCAAAAGGAAATGGAGCAGTTCTTCTCCACGTTTGGAGACCTGACGGTGGAACCCAGGAGAAGCGAGAGAGGAAACACGATATGGATCCAGTGA